The Thermotoga caldifontis AZM44c09 genomic interval TGGCAAAACAGGGTGAAACGCGAAAGCTGGCCACCGTGCTGTACAACGTGAGTGAAACGCTCAAAAAGGTGGCGATCATGTTCCACCCGATCATGCCCAACTCCTCCCAGGAAGTGCTCCGACGTCTGGGAGAGACAGAGCCGAGGGCAGAACACTTAAGAACGTGGCGCACCCTGAACGCTGGACAGAGGATCGTACACGCCGAGCCGCTCTTCCAAAAGGTTGAACTGAAGACCGAACAGAAAATCACGCAAGAAACAGTTCCTCAAGGTGTACAGCTTGTAGACATAAACGAATTCAAGAAGTTAGATCTGAGGGTGGCCAAGGTCCTTTCGGCGGAAAGGATAAAGGGTTCCGAGAAACTGTTGAAGTTGCTCATAGACCTTGGAGAACTTGGAACCAGACAGATAGTGGCGGGAATCGCGAAGTACTATGAACCTGAACAACTCGTCGGCAAGTGCATCGTGGTCGTCGCGAACTTGAAACCTGCAAAACTCATGGGTGTGGAGTCTCAGGGTATGCTCCTTGCGGCACACGACGGTGAGCAGGTGAAGCTCGTCACGGTAGATGGCGGAGCGACTCCCGGTTCAAGGATCTCGTAGGAGGTAATAGGAATGTCTGAAATTCTCACCAAGAACATAGAGGACGAACTGGTACAGCAGTACATGAACTATTCAATGAGCGTCATCATAGGACGCGCCATTCCAGACGTGCGTGACGGTTTGAAGCCCGTGCAGAGACGCATCCTGTACGTGATGCACGAGCTCGGCTTGACGCACAACGCCCAATCAAAGAAGTGTGCCAGGATAGTCGGTGAAGTGCTCGGTAAATACCATCCGCATGGTGACATGGCCGTTTACGATGCGTTGGTGAGGCTGGCACAGCCCTTCACGATGCGCTATCCTCTGATCATCGGTCAGGGTAACTTCGGTTCCGTGGACAGAGATCCTCCGGCCGCCATGAGGTATACGGAAGCGAAGCTGTCAAGACTGGCAGAAGAAATGCTCGAAGATCTGGACAAAGAAACCGTTGATATGCAGGACAACTTCGATGGAACCCTGAAGGAACCGACGGTCCTCCCTTCGAAGATTCCAAATTTACTTCTGAACGGATCTTCCGGCATCGCGGTTGGTATGGCGACGAACATCCCACCTCACAATCTCGTCGAGACCGTGAACGCCATACAGTACTTCATAAAGAATCCACAGTGCAGTGTGGATGAGCTAATGAAACACATCAAAGGTCCCGACTTTCCAACGGGTGGAATCATCGTCAATGCCAACAGCCTGAGAGAAATATACGCCACAGGAAGAGGAAAGATCGTGATCAGGAGCAAGGTGCACTTCGAAGAAGGTAAGAGGCACGATCAAATAGTGGTTACAGAGATCCCTTACGGTGTCAGCAAGGCGGCGCTCATCGAAGAAATCGCGAGATACGCCGAGAAGAATCCGAAAATCCAGATAAAGAACATCAGGGACGAGTCAGACAAGAAAGGCTTGAGGATAGTGATAGAGATTCCCAAGAACGGCAACTACAGACTCGTCCTGAACAATCTGTACAAACACACGTCTCTGCAAACGAGCTTCAACGTTCAGATGCTCGTGATCGATAACAAGAGACCGAAACTCATGAACCTTCTTCAGCTGATCCGTGCGTTCGTTCAGCACAGATTCAACGTGATCAGAAGAAGGTCTGAACACGATCTGAAGGTTTATTCCAAACGGGCGCACATTCTGGAAGGCATCATGAAAGCGGCGAGGGCCATTGGAAGCGTCGTGGACATAATCAGGAGCAGTAAGAGCGGTGAGGAAGCCATCAAGAACTTGGTGAACCTGCTGAACGTCACAGAAGAACAGGCCAAAGCGATTCTGGACATGCGTTTGGGCAGGCTCACGAGCCTCGAGATCGAAAAATTGAAACAGGAATATTCCGAACTGGTCAAGAAGATAGAGTTTGCCAAGGAGATCATCTCCAACGATTCAAAGGTTTACGAGGTCATGTACAACGAGCTCGAAGAACTGAAGCACAAATATGGTGATGAAAGAAGAACGCAGATACTCAACATCGAGGAAGATCTGGATTATGAACCGGAGGATCTGATACCGGACGAAGACATAGTGATAACGCTGACAGAAAAAGGCTACATAAAAGCCACGAGTTTGAACGATTACAGGAGCCAGAGACGCGGTGGGAAGGGTATCATCGGCGCGAGGATCGCCGAAGACGATGGAATAGCTCTGGTGTGCGCCACGAGGGTGCATTCGAGAACCGTTTTTGTGAGTTCGCACGGCAGGGCGTTCGTCTTACGAAACCACGAGATCGAATTGAGCAACAGGGACAGCAAAGGCAAACCGATCAGGGCGTATCTGAACCTCGAGGAAGACGAGTCCGTTTTAGCGATGATACCATTCAACGACTGGAAAGGCGATCTTCTGCTGGTAACAAAGAAGGGTAAGATCAAGAGAACACCCCTATCGGAGTTTGAGAGTGCCGGTACGAGGGGAATCAAGGCCATAACCTTTGAGAACGGAGACTGCGTGGTGGCAGCGAACGTCTGCGATGAGAATGACAAAGAAGTTTTGATCATCACGAGGAATGGAATGTCGATAAGATTTTCCATCGACGAGGTGCGGCGCATGGGTCGCACGGCGATGGGTGTCAGTGCGGTGTCGCTGAGGGACGGAGACGAGGTCGTAGGGATGGTCGTTCTGTCGGACAACGAAGGAGACGTTTTGACGATCACCACGAAGGGTTTCGGTAAACGCACACCGCTCAGCGAATACAGAGTGCAGAGCCGCGGAGGGGTGGGTATCAAGACGATGCCGGGCGTGGAGAAGGTTGGTTTCCTCTGTGGGGCCGAGCTCGTGAAGAATCCGGAATCCGACGTGATCGTTCTCACCAAGAATGGACATTCGATAAGGTTCAAGGTTTCCAGTGTCAGCGTTGTTGGTCGCACCGCGAAAGGTGTCAAAATATTGGAGCTTTCTGAAGACGACGAAGTTTCACGCTTCGCGGTGGTGGAAACGTGTACAGACAGTTGAACCACACAGCCGATGTACGTTATGAGATAATTTGCGATAGTGAGGAGCAACTGTTCAAAGAATTCATAAATATCTTCAAAGATCACTACACCGTACGGTTCAAGGACAAAGAGACCACGTTCGAGTACGAACTGTCGAAAAGCATCGAAGACGCCATTTTTGACATCGTGAACGACTGGATTTATCTGATCGAGTCGAAGAAGCTGTTCCCGTGGGACTGTCGTGTCGAAGATGGAAAGCTGATCTGTACGTTCAGAGAGTACGAGCAGATCGAAGGTACCGAGTTGAAGGCCGTGACGTATCACGGTCTGGTTGTGAACAGGTCAGACAAAATCGTTTTGAAGGTGGTGTTCGACACGTGAGACAGTTGACAGAAAGGCAGAAAAAGGTTCTGGAATTCATAACTTCCTATTTCGAGAAGCATGGTTACTCTCCGAGCATAAGGGATATAGCCAAAGCCTTCCGCATAACACCGCGTGGTGCCATGATGCACCTTGTGGCACTCGAGAAGAAGGGTTACATCTCGCGTTCAAAAAAGGCGAGGAGCATAAAACTTCTGAACGTGGGCGAAGCGGTCAGACTACCCGTGGTTGGTATGATCGCGGCAGGGAACGCGATCGAGGCGATCGAGCGCGTTGTTGAAATGATCGAAGTACCAAAACAGATGCTCAAAACCGGCTTCGAACATTACGTGCTCAAGGTCAAGGGTGACAGCATGGTGAACGAGCACATCGTCGAAAATGACTACGTTGTGATCAGAAAACAGGACACCGCGGAGAACGGAGATATAGTCTCCGTGCTGGTGGACAACAGTGAAACTACCTTGAAGAAGATCTACTTCGAGGATGACAAGATCGTGCTGAAGCCTGCCAATCCCGCCTTGAAACCGATCAAGCTCGAACCTTCCCGTGTCAAGATAACCGGTAAGGTTGTAGGAGTGATCCGCATCTATGAATGAACAGAACTGGACGGCGATCGAGATCAACAACGTGGTTGTGGTTAAACCGCGCGGGGAACTGGACATGAGCAACTCTTTTCATTTCAAGAGCTTCATCAGAGACAACTACATAAACGCGGGAAAGAGTAATTTGATCCTCGACCTTTCCGAAGTCGATTACATGGACAGTTCGGCACTCGGGGTCCTGCTCGGGTTGCAGCGTGCCGCGAGGTTGAACGGTGGATCGATGGTTCTGTGTGGCCTTCACGAAAATCTCTTGAGAATTTTCAAGATAACTTCCCTGGAAGGTGTTTTCAGAATCTATCCGAATGTGGAGGAAGCTTTGAAGTTCTTCCTGGGAGGTAACTGAATGAGGATAGCGATCGGTTGTGACCACGCAGGTTTTCGTCTGAAAGAAGCGATCAAAGCTTACCTGGTCTCGAAAGGCTTCAAAGTCCTCGATGAAGGAACGTACTCAGAAGAAGCGGTGGATTATCCGGATCTGGCCAAGAAAGTTGTGCGGGACATAAAGGAAAACCAGGCGGACTTCGGTATACTGATCTGTGGCACGGGGATAGGTATGAGCATCTCTGCGAACAGAGTTAAAGGTATCAGGGCCGCACTCTGTCTTTTCCCGGAGATGGCGAAACTCGCAAGGGCGCACAACGATGCGAACGTGCTCGTCCTACCCGGCAGGTTCCTCGGAGCGGAGCTGGCACAATGGATCGTCGACGCGTTCTTGTCCACGAAGTTCGAGGGTGGGAGACACAGCAACAGGATCGAGAAGATAGAAAGGATGATGGAGAATTGAAGATCGTGTACGATCCAAAGCATGTCGTCCACAGGCCGACCAAGGAGATAGACAGAGGAACGTTCATAGAGAATCCCGAGAAGCCGGAACGCATCGAAGCGATCAAAGACGCTCTGATCATGAACGGTTTCGACAACATACACTCTCCCAACAATTTTCCGATGAGCTACATCTATCTGGTCCACAGCGAGCGCTACGTGAACTGGTTGAAAAACAAGTCCGCGTCCCTCCAACCGGGGGAAGAATACATCACGGAACTGTTCGGATACGATCTGTGCTTCGACACCGGAACACCCATCAGCAACACCACCTTTGAATCTGCGAAACGTGCCGTGGACGTGTGTCTCACGGCTGCAAGCCTGCTGAGTGGGAAAACGAACCTGGTTTACGCGCTCGTGAGACCCCCCGGGCACCATGCGACGCGCGAGGCTTGCGGTGGTTATTGCTATTTCAACAACGCCGCAATTGCAGCCAGTTACTTCCTCGTCAAGGAGAACGCCGATGGGGTGGCGATACTGGATCTCGATTTCCACCACGGTAACGGTACACAGGACATCTTTTACGACACGGATGAAGTTTTGTACGTGTCGATACACGGGGATCCGGACACGTTCTATCCGTGGATAAGCGGTAGAGAAAACGAAATCGGTGAAGGGCCTGGTGAAGGCTTCAACATCAATTTGCCATTGCCTGCGAAATCGGACTGGCGAAAGTATTCAGAGGCACTCGAACAGGCGTTGAGGGAAATAAAGAATTACTATCCGGACGTGCTCATCGTGTCACTCGGTTTCGACACGCATGCAGACGATCCGGTCGGCGGCTTTCTGTTGAAGGATGACGATTTCGCTCGTATAGGAAAAGCCATAGGGAAACTGAAGATTCCGACGCTGATCGTCCAGGAAGGAGGATACAATCCAGTAGCGAACGCGTCAGCAGCCGTCAAATTCTTCACGGCCATATCATGATCACGATCCGAGCCTGTCGAACAGATCCAGATTTCTCTCGTGCAGTTCCAGATAGATCTTGTAAAGTTTTTCGTAAGCTACGTGCTTCTCCGGATCCGGTTTGAAGCGTTTTTTCACCTTCACCAACCGTTCTGCAACCTCAACGAAAGATTCTCCCGTCAGACAGGATATCGCCAGTATGGCACAGCCGAGCAGTTCCGCATCTGGCCTCGTCACTTCCACATTCATGCCGAGCACGTCCGCTTTTATCTGGTTCCACAGATCGTTCGACGCCTGGCCACCGGTGGTTCTAACAGTTTCGATCTTTGCACCTGCTTGCCTCATACTCTCAACGATGTGTTTGACGGCGAAGGCCACACCTTCCGCAGCCGATACGATCAAAGTTTTTGCGTTCACATCCAGCCCCAATCCGAACAGGATTCCTCTCAAATTCGGATTCCAGTAAGGACTCCTCTCCCCGGCAAGGTGTGGCAGAAAGATCACACCGGTAGGTCTTCCGATTCCTGAGAGTGAGAGATCTCTCAAGTTTCTGAACCTCGCCACACGGTTCGTCATCCATTCGATGGCTTTCCCCGAGGTGGTCAATAAACCGCTGACCTTCCAGAACGGCTCAATGAAGAACGGGGTGGTTATCAAGCCGGATGCACGTACCTCCAGCTCGCTGCAGAGTGTTATTCCCTCAGACGTGCCGGCTCGGTCGCACACGATACCAGGTTTGAGCGTGTTGGTGCCCACGAGCGCTGCCGCAAAATCCGGAGCCCCCGCGACGACGATCACATCGGTTGTGAGATCGAGCCTTCGGGCAACGTCCCGTTGGATCCTGCCAACTACGTTCGAAGGTTCAACCAGCTCGGGAATCATGAACGTCTGAGACAGATCGAACCGTTCGAGGACCTCGCTGTACCAGGGAGAATAACCGTATTGACGAAACGTGGCGTTCACAATGCGGCCAGTCAATTTGAAGATCAAAAAATCACTCGGCTGGAGTAAATAGGCCTTTCCTTCCAATGCCTTCTTGAGCTCGATCAGCTTCGCCGTGGCTGACGCCGTTTGCTCGTCCAGACCCTGAGATTTCAGAAACGCCATGTGCTGCTTACCCCTGTCGTCGAGCCAGCCTATCGCCCTGCCCACGAGCTGTCCTCTTTCATTGACCAACACGATCGTCGGTCCCTGACTGCTCGTGCAGATGGCGCGGATACGCGTTTTCAATTTTTCATCCACGCTGTGAACACCACGCACGAAGGCTGTCCACCACTTCTCCGGGTCTATCTCGTGACGTCCATCAGAAACATCTTCCGTGCATTTTCGTTCGAAGTGGAAAACCTTTCTGCCCCCCAGATCGAACAACGTCAACTTGACGTTGGTCGTTCCTATGTCGACTGCCATGATCAGTTCAGAAGACACCGCGATCTCCCCTCCTTTTGTATCTCAGCACTTCTTCGAAGTGTGAGTACAGTTTTCTGAACCTTTCTTTGTCCATTTCGAACATCTTCAGAAGTAACATGTCGATCACGAAGAGCTGCAAAAACCTTGTCAAGAAACCGCCTTCAGGCAGAACCTCTGTTTTCACGTACACTGGTAGAGACACGTTCGCTAACTCGATCACCGCGCTGCTCGGTGGTGCTATCGCGATCAGTGTTGCACCGGCCTTTCTGGCGTAGCCAGCAGCGTCCAGAAGATCGCGAGAAGAATGGCTGCTCGAGATCGCCACGAGACAGGCATGCTCGTCGAGGAAAGATGCGGAAATGCTCTGCAAGAAAGGATTTTCAAAAAAGTTCACCTGGAAACCGAACTGCTTCAGCTTCAAAAACAAATCTCGGGCCGCGACGGTATCGAAGCCATACGCCGCTATTTCCACCACTTTGCTTTTCATCAGCGCCTCCGCTGCCTTGGTGAGATCGTCGTCCGTGATGAGTTTGAGGGATTCTCTGATTTCCTCCATCGTGAAATCGAAGTAATTCCGGGATACTTCCGATATCTTCTCCATATCAGGTTTCAGAGATTCCAGAAGGCTGGTTTCCTGAGCGAGTGCGAGCCGGAATTCTCTGAATCCAGTGAACCCAAGCTTCTTACAGAAATCCACGAGCGACGCCGGGGATGTCCCGATCTTCTTCGCGAAATCCGTTATCCTCATCTCCAGCACCCAGTTTGGATGTTCCATGACCTGCTTCGCGATCATGGCGTGCATGCCTTTGAGTTGGGGAAGAAGGTCCTGAAGTTTGTGATACACACTCTTTCTCATCACTATCAACCTCGCTTTCTCGCTTTTGTCAAAACATTGTAGGTCAAAGCTACGAGCAGCGTCAAGATCATCGGCACGGCGAACGCGATCTCGGACGGTACGTTCGTTTGAAGCTGCAACCTGTGAGACAGGGCCACAGCAAAACCAAGGATCAACGAGACTCCGAAAACGCCCAGAGGGCTGTCGCCCCCCAGGACAGCTGCCACCAGCGCGAGCCATCCTCTGTTGTTCGTCATACCGGACACGAACAGACCGAGTGGTAACGCCAGCAGCGAACCAGCCATCCCACAGTAAAGACCACAGAGAATGAAAGACGAAGCTGCTATCGTGTCGACGTTCACACCGAGTTGTTTCGCAACAGATTCGTTCTTTCCCACCGCCTTCATCCTCAAACCGAATGGCGTCTTCACAACGATCCACGAAAACAGCACAGCAAGGATTGCGATCAATTCCAGGACGTTGTAGTCAGACAGGAGCACGTCGATCCCATCGCTTCGAGAAGAACTCAATCGCAGGACGGGAAGCTGGGGTATCTTCTCAAAGAAGATGGTACCCCTTGAACCGAGCAACGTCGAAGACAAAAGAACGACCAATCCAGAAATGAGGACGTTCATACCGAGACCCACAACGAAGATGTTCGCACGAAAGTATCTGTGGAGGGACCACACCGAAAGTGATAGGATGCAGGATGAGATCAATGCAGCCAACAATCCAAGAAGCCAGCTGTTCAAACGGTCCGCCACGTAAACCGAAACGAAACACGCCCACAGCATCGTTCCTTCCACGGCGATGTTCAACTTTCCAAGCATGTGCGTGAAACTCGCACCGAGCGCCGCAGTGGAGATGGGTAGCGCCGAAGAGATGGAAGTCCTAAGCAGTTGAATCAGCATCGAGTTCCCTCCGCTCTAAGAAGAACTGCGCCGTCACCATACACAGGACGATACCCTGTACAAACCTTGCGATCTCCGGAGGAGTCTGAACCATCAAGGAAGCTATTTCCGCCCCACTGTCCAGGTAAGCCAGAAACAGCGCTGAAAGAAAGATCAGCGAAGGATCGTTGTTCGCCAGAAGGGAAGCAGCTATACCGATGAAGCCACTTCCGTGCGAAAAACCTTTCACGGCACGCCCATGCACTCCGAGAACGTCGATCATACCTCCCAAAGCGGCAAGAGCACCACTCAGAGACATCGCGATCAGCAAAATCTTATCCACGTTGATTCCATGAATTTTCGCAAAGCGTGGATTCCCCCTCACGGTCCTGAATTCATAGCCGAGAGTGGAATATCTGTACAAAAAATAGAACAAGAAACAGAGCATTATTCCGATCAGGTAACCCACATGCAGGCTGGAGGGAGGCAGAATCCTCGTGAGCCTCACATTTTCGTTGAGATAACGTGTTGCTGAAAATGCCGCACTGGGATCTCTGAACGGACCGTTGAGAAGATAATCTCCAACGTAAACGAAGATTTGCCCAACCATGTAGGTACCGATCAGCTCGTTGAAGCTGAATTTGACTTTCAGCAACGCAGGAACAAAGGACAGAAGTGCCCCCGCCGAAGCGGAAACTACCAAGGCTACGAATCGGGAAACTGTGGCATTAGAAAAATTCAGGGCAGCGATCGTTCCGACTATCGCACTGAAGTAGTACTGACCTTCGAGTCCCAGGTTGAACGCTCCGGCCGAAAACGCGACACAGGCTGCCAGTCCCGTGAAGATCAACGGCACGGATGAAGCCAGCATGTTACCAAAAAAGTAGACGTTCGAAAACGGCCCAACGAAGAACCACCACAGAGTCTCACGCGGTTCAGGCGAAACCAGACAGAGAATCGCCACACTCGCACCAAAGGCCACAGCGACCGTGACGATTGAAGAAAGGATCCTCAAACTTCTCATCCTTTATCACCGGCGAGAGAGATCAGCTCCTCCGGTCTGAACAACTTTTCCCTGTCCAGCACCCTTCTCAGCCTGCCTTTAGAGAAAATGAAGACCCTGTCGCAAAGGTTCAGCATCTCTTCAGCATCGTTGGAAGCGATCAATGCACAACCGTACGATCTCATGAGATCCAGTTTTTCCGCCACATAATTCTGTATCTGAATATCCAGTCCCGATGTGGGCTTACAGGCCAGCAGCAACTCTGGTTTTTGGAAAAGTTCTCTGGCCAGAACCAATCTTTGCAAGTTTCCCCCCGAGAGTGTTCTGACAGGTTGACGAACGGAAACCAGTTTCACTTCGAACTCTTTCAACATGTCGAATGTGTGCTGTTCGAGTAAAGACCATCTCAGAAATCCCAGCCTGGCGTACGGTGCTTTTCGATAGACGTTGACCACGGCGTTCTCCAAAACTGAACCGTTCAGATTCAGCGCTTCCTTCGCTCTGTCCTCAGGCACGTAGGCTATCCCCAGTCTTCTTCTTTCGTAAATGGAAAGGTGTGTGATCTCTTGATTCTTGAACACGATGCGTCCAGAAGAAGGTTTTTTCAGGCCAACGATCGTTTCGAGCAGATCGTACTGACCATCGTTGCCGAGGCCAAAGAGACCGATCACCTCGCCACGCCTGAGCGTGAAGGAAATCCGATCGAGAACGATCTTCTTCCCCAAGTTCAGGGTGAGGTTCGACACTTCCAGCAGTGTTTCACCACCTACGGTCGGTACTTGGAACGTTCTCTTTCGACCTTGAAAGCCCATCATTTCCACTACCTGCTGGACCGTCAGACGACAGGATTCTTCGCTCAGAACCGTTTGACCCTCCCTCATAACGGTCACCCTGTCTGAAAAATTCAGAGCCTTGTCCACATCGTGCGTTATGAAGAGAACAGCACAGCCAGAGTTTTTCAGGGAACGAAGCAGTTCAAAGAGTTTTTCTTCCTCTTCCTCATTCAAATAAGCTGTAGGCTCGTC includes:
- the gyrA gene encoding DNA gyrase subunit A encodes the protein MSEILTKNIEDELVQQYMNYSMSVIIGRAIPDVRDGLKPVQRRILYVMHELGLTHNAQSKKCARIVGEVLGKYHPHGDMAVYDALVRLAQPFTMRYPLIIGQGNFGSVDRDPPAAMRYTEAKLSRLAEEMLEDLDKETVDMQDNFDGTLKEPTVLPSKIPNLLLNGSSGIAVGMATNIPPHNLVETVNAIQYFIKNPQCSVDELMKHIKGPDFPTGGIIVNANSLREIYATGRGKIVIRSKVHFEEGKRHDQIVVTEIPYGVSKAALIEEIARYAEKNPKIQIKNIRDESDKKGLRIVIEIPKNGNYRLVLNNLYKHTSLQTSFNVQMLVIDNKRPKLMNLLQLIRAFVQHRFNVIRRRSEHDLKVYSKRAHILEGIMKAARAIGSVVDIIRSSKSGEEAIKNLVNLLNVTEEQAKAILDMRLGRLTSLEIEKLKQEYSELVKKIEFAKEIISNDSKVYEVMYNELEELKHKYGDERRTQILNIEEDLDYEPEDLIPDEDIVITLTEKGYIKATSLNDYRSQRRGGKGIIGARIAEDDGIALVCATRVHSRTVFVSSHGRAFVLRNHEIELSNRDSKGKPIRAYLNLEEDESVLAMIPFNDWKGDLLLVTKKGKIKRTPLSEFESAGTRGIKAITFENGDCVVAANVCDENDKEVLIITRNGMSIRFSIDEVRRMGRTAMGVSAVSLRDGDEVVGMVVLSDNEGDVLTITTKGFGKRTPLSEYRVQSRGGVGIKTMPGVEKVGFLCGAELVKNPESDVIVLTKNGHSIRFKVSSVSVVGRTAKGVKILELSEDDEVSRFAVVETCTDS
- a CDS encoding archease, whose product is MYRQLNHTADVRYEIICDSEEQLFKEFINIFKDHYTVRFKDKETTFEYELSKSIEDAIFDIVNDWIYLIESKKLFPWDCRVEDGKLICTFREYEQIEGTELKAVTYHGLVVNRSDKIVLKVVFDT
- the lexA gene encoding transcriptional repressor LexA; this encodes MRQLTERQKKVLEFITSYFEKHGYSPSIRDIAKAFRITPRGAMMHLVALEKKGYISRSKKARSIKLLNVGEAVRLPVVGMIAAGNAIEAIERVVEMIEVPKQMLKTGFEHYVLKVKGDSMVNEHIVENDYVVIRKQDTAENGDIVSVLVDNSETTLKKIYFEDDKIVLKPANPALKPIKLEPSRVKITGKVVGVIRIYE
- a CDS encoding STAS domain-containing protein, with protein sequence MNEQNWTAIEINNVVVVKPRGELDMSNSFHFKSFIRDNYINAGKSNLILDLSEVDYMDSSALGVLLGLQRAARLNGGSMVLCGLHENLLRIFKITSLEGVFRIYPNVEEALKFFLGGN
- the rpiB gene encoding ribose 5-phosphate isomerase B, which encodes MRIAIGCDHAGFRLKEAIKAYLVSKGFKVLDEGTYSEEAVDYPDLAKKVVRDIKENQADFGILICGTGIGMSISANRVKGIRAALCLFPEMAKLARAHNDANVLVLPGRFLGAELAQWIVDAFLSTKFEGGRHSNRIEKIERMMEN
- a CDS encoding histone deacetylase family protein — encoded protein: MYDPKHVVHRPTKEIDRGTFIENPEKPERIEAIKDALIMNGFDNIHSPNNFPMSYIYLVHSERYVNWLKNKSASLQPGEEYITELFGYDLCFDTGTPISNTTFESAKRAVDVCLTAASLLSGKTNLVYALVRPPGHHATREACGGYCYFNNAAIAASYFLVKENADGVAILDLDFHHGNGTQDIFYDTDEVLYVSIHGDPDTFYPWISGRENEIGEGPGEGFNINLPLPAKSDWRKYSEALEQALREIKNYYPDVLIVSLGFDTHADDPVGGFLLKDDDFARIGKAIGKLKIPTLIVQEGGYNPVANASAAVKFFTAIS
- a CDS encoding xylulokinase, with product MSSELIMAVDIGTTNVKLTLFDLGGRKVFHFERKCTEDVSDGRHEIDPEKWWTAFVRGVHSVDEKLKTRIRAICTSSQGPTIVLVNERGQLVGRAIGWLDDRGKQHMAFLKSQGLDEQTASATAKLIELKKALEGKAYLLQPSDFLIFKLTGRIVNATFRQYGYSPWYSEVLERFDLSQTFMIPELVEPSNVVGRIQRDVARRLDLTTDVIVVAGAPDFAAALVGTNTLKPGIVCDRAGTSEGITLCSELEVRASGLITTPFFIEPFWKVSGLLTTSGKAIEWMTNRVARFRNLRDLSLSGIGRPTGVIFLPHLAGERSPYWNPNLRGILFGLGLDVNAKTLIVSAAEGVAFAVKHIVESMRQAGAKIETVRTTGGQASNDLWNQIKADVLGMNVEVTRPDAELLGCAILAISCLTGESFVEVAERLVKVKKRFKPDPEKHVAYEKLYKIYLELHERNLDLFDRLGS
- a CDS encoding MurR/RpiR family transcriptional regulator — encoded protein: MRKSVYHKLQDLLPQLKGMHAMIAKQVMEHPNWVLEMRITDFAKKIGTSPASLVDFCKKLGFTGFREFRLALAQETSLLESLKPDMEKISEVSRNYFDFTMEEIRESLKLITDDDLTKAAEALMKSKVVEIAAYGFDTVAARDLFLKLKQFGFQVNFFENPFLQSISASFLDEHACLVAISSSHSSRDLLDAAGYARKAGATLIAIAPPSSAVIELANVSLPVYVKTEVLPEGGFLTRFLQLFVIDMLLLKMFEMDKERFRKLYSHFEEVLRYKRRGDRGVF
- a CDS encoding ABC transporter permease, producing the protein MLIQLLRTSISSALPISTAALGASFTHMLGKLNIAVEGTMLWACFVSVYVADRLNSWLLGLLAALISSCILSLSVWSLHRYFRANIFVVGLGMNVLISGLVVLLSSTLLGSRGTIFFEKIPQLPVLRLSSSRSDGIDVLLSDYNVLELIAILAVLFSWIVVKTPFGLRMKAVGKNESVAKQLGVNVDTIAASSFILCGLYCGMAGSLLALPLGLFVSGMTNNRGWLALVAAVLGGDSPLGVFGVSLILGFAVALSHRLQLQTNVPSEIAFAVPMILTLLVALTYNVLTKARKRG
- a CDS encoding ABC transporter permease, whose amino-acid sequence is MRSLRILSSIVTVAVAFGASVAILCLVSPEPRETLWWFFVGPFSNVYFFGNMLASSVPLIFTGLAACVAFSAGAFNLGLEGQYYFSAIVGTIAALNFSNATVSRFVALVVSASAGALLSFVPALLKVKFSFNELIGTYMVGQIFVYVGDYLLNGPFRDPSAAFSATRYLNENVRLTRILPPSSLHVGYLIGIMLCFLFYFLYRYSTLGYEFRTVRGNPRFAKIHGINVDKILLIAMSLSGALAALGGMIDVLGVHGRAVKGFSHGSGFIGIAASLLANNDPSLIFLSALFLAYLDSGAEIASLMVQTPPEIARFVQGIVLCMVTAQFFLERRELDADSTA
- a CDS encoding ABC transporter ATP-binding protein; its protein translation is MRGVNLSLNAGTVHALLGANGAGKTTLVRILAGELQPDGGQILVDGIPVTFRNPRDARSYGIALVHQNLALADELTVLENVFLGREPLSLFFVSKRKARQKIKDVFERLSLKVTDERVENLSMAEKQKIEIARALLFGARVLLLDEPTAYLNEEEEEKLFELLRSLKNSGCAVLFITHDVDKALNFSDRVTVMREGQTVLSEESCRLTVQQVVEMMGFQGRKRTFQVPTVGGETLLEVSNLTLNLGKKIVLDRISFTLRRGEVIGLFGLGNDGQYDLLETIVGLKKPSSGRIVFKNQEITHLSIYERRRLGIAYVPEDRAKEALNLNGSVLENAVVNVYRKAPYARLGFLRWSLLEQHTFDMLKEFEVKLVSVRQPVRTLSGGNLQRLVLARELFQKPELLLACKPTSGLDIQIQNYVAEKLDLMRSYGCALIASNDAEEMLNLCDRVFIFSKGRLRRVLDREKLFRPEELISLAGDKG